In Candidatus Fermentibacter sp., a single window of DNA contains:
- a CDS encoding S1C family serine protease, producing the protein MSNRTILRMSPIVFTLILAASTSWAGPPRSTEPDPRLSDGRATEELAADRQAADEQEPGLTIDQLSGCSATILGVYETAGRSSETQGWMGTAFVVGVLGDSLVMVTNRHCLGIDDLVAGGGRSGGLSEYGLLIEFQSGKMAPVSYCGFFRGVDLAVLVVPAAGLAEGDDYTIVPVYEGDDLGVGDEVAASGSPADDYTYYQGTVTFGRISAFRDLDGIPVIQLDAALNHGNSGGPLMVERDGLYYCIGVNTWGTSDETIEGIGFAIDLSRTGEVTDLNDMVLYTADIQGFRSALADAVTGPAAGRGTRVGGDEGATGGQGHRVGDPGSAGGSTGGVGHRVR; encoded by the coding sequence ATGTCGAACCGCACAATCCTTCGCATGTCACCGATCGTGTTCACTCTTATCCTAGCTGCATCGACATCCTGGGCCGGGCCCCCGAGGAGCACCGAGCCCGACCCGCGGCTTTCCGACGGGCGGGCCACGGAGGAGCTGGCTGCAGACAGGCAGGCAGCGGACGAACAGGAGCCCGGGCTCACCATCGACCAGCTCTCGGGCTGCTCGGCAACCATCCTGGGCGTCTACGAGACCGCCGGCAGGTCGTCGGAGACGCAGGGCTGGATGGGGACGGCCTTCGTGGTCGGCGTCCTCGGCGATTCCCTCGTGATGGTGACGAACCGCCACTGCCTCGGGATCGACGATCTCGTGGCCGGCGGCGGAAGGAGCGGAGGTCTCTCCGAGTACGGGCTGTTGATCGAGTTCCAGTCGGGGAAGATGGCGCCGGTGAGCTACTGCGGGTTCTTCAGGGGAGTCGATCTCGCCGTGCTGGTTGTTCCTGCGGCGGGCCTCGCCGAGGGGGATGACTACACGATCGTCCCCGTCTACGAGGGTGACGACCTGGGCGTCGGCGACGAGGTTGCCGCATCGGGCTCGCCTGCCGACGACTACACCTACTACCAGGGCACCGTAACCTTCGGGCGCATCAGCGCCTTCCGGGATCTCGACGGGATCCCGGTCATCCAGCTCGATGCGGCTCTCAACCACGGCAACAGCGGCGGCCCGCTCATGGTCGAGCGCGACGGCCTCTACTACTGCATCGGAGTCAACACCTGGGGCACGAGCGACGAGACCATCGAAGGGATCGGCTTTGCCATAGACCTGAGCCGCACCGGAGAGGTGACCGACCTGAACGACATGGTGCTGTACACTGCTGACATCCAGGGTTTCCGCAGCGCCCTCGCGGATGCGGTGACGGGTCCGGCGGCCGGCCGGGGCACCAGGGTGGGCGGCGACGAAGGCGCCACCGGCGGACAGGGACACCGCGTGGGCGATCCCGGTTCTGCAGGCGGCTCCACGGGAGGCGTAGGCCACCGCGTGCGCTGA